The Pseudarthrobacter sulfonivorans genome includes a window with the following:
- a CDS encoding alpha-mannosidase: protein MHDDRRITEVRLDRFVRERIIPAVYARTVPLNLSSWDAPGEPVSVMEALRNHFTPQEHGAAWGQPWGTKWLRLQGDVPEAWGTGPDTAVEIVVDLGFINEAPGFQCEGIAWRPDGTIIKAISPRNQYIPLKLLGSGISVDFYVEAAANPDMAQGWTFAATPYGDKETAGTAPQYRLGRIAIAELNQTVWELQQDIWTLAGLMHELPPEQPRRHEILRALERMMDQMDPDDVPGTAAAGRATLAEALSRPAYASAHQLVATGHAHIDSAWLWPVRETIRKCARTFSNVVALMDEDPGFVFSCSSAQQLAWMKEFYPELFGRIREKVKAGQFVPVGGMWVESDTNMPGGEAMARQFIEGKNFFLDEFGVECREAWLPDSFGYSAALPQIVKAAGSRWFLTQKISWNQVNRMPHHTFNWEGIDGTRLFTHFPPVDTYNAELSGRELAHAERNFRDHGRGNTSLVPFGYGDGGGGPTREMLAAASRTADLEGSPKVRVGSAESFFAQAEREYSSLPVWVGEMYLELHRGTYTSQAQTKRGNRRSEHLLREAELWCATAAVRGAGSFEYPAAELKRLWRLVLLQQFHDILPGSSIAWVHQDAERNYAAISVSLETLIGQAAAVLLGEGSRTFLLNAAPHTRNGVPALAAAELSPTGQPVQATALDGGYVLDNGIIRAVLDADGLIASLTDYATGREAIAPGARGNLLELHRDTPNEWDAWDIDEFYRRNVTALTAAQAIRVEHAGTSAVVVVERVAGTSPLTQRITLDAGSGSLTITTTVEWQESEKLLKLGFPLDVRADRSASETQFGHVFRPTHVNTSWEAAKFEICAHRWIHVAEPGYGVAISNGATYGHDVTRSVRDSDGGTTTSVRLSLLRAPKFPDPTADRGHQELTVTIRPGAGIADAVEEGYRTNLAPRLVKGARGVEPLFFVDNPALVIEAVKLAEDGSGDVVVRLYESLGQRSAGVLTANFPVTAILATDLLERATDAPGVNTAAAEQSVELSLRPFQLVTLRFAR from the coding sequence TTGCATGACGACCGCCGGATCACCGAAGTCCGCCTGGACCGGTTTGTCCGCGAGCGGATCATTCCCGCTGTTTACGCCCGCACTGTTCCGCTGAACCTGAGCAGCTGGGATGCGCCCGGCGAGCCTGTGTCAGTGATGGAAGCCCTGCGGAATCACTTCACGCCGCAGGAACACGGTGCTGCCTGGGGCCAGCCGTGGGGCACCAAGTGGCTGCGCCTGCAGGGCGACGTCCCGGAGGCCTGGGGCACGGGGCCGGACACCGCGGTGGAAATCGTGGTGGACCTTGGCTTCATCAACGAAGCCCCCGGATTCCAGTGCGAGGGAATCGCCTGGCGCCCGGACGGCACTATCATCAAGGCCATTTCGCCCCGCAACCAGTACATTCCCCTGAAGCTCCTGGGCAGCGGCATATCCGTTGACTTCTATGTTGAAGCGGCCGCCAACCCGGACATGGCGCAGGGCTGGACCTTCGCCGCCACACCCTACGGGGACAAGGAAACGGCAGGCACGGCGCCGCAGTACCGGCTGGGCAGGATCGCCATCGCCGAACTCAACCAGACTGTCTGGGAACTCCAGCAGGACATCTGGACCCTCGCCGGGCTGATGCACGAGCTCCCCCCGGAGCAGCCGCGGCGCCATGAGATCCTCCGCGCGCTGGAGCGCATGATGGACCAGATGGATCCCGACGACGTCCCGGGCACCGCCGCAGCCGGGCGGGCAACCCTGGCCGAGGCCCTGTCCAGGCCCGCCTACGCTTCCGCCCACCAGCTGGTGGCTACGGGCCACGCCCACATCGATTCCGCCTGGCTCTGGCCGGTGCGCGAGACCATCCGCAAATGTGCCCGGACGTTCTCCAACGTGGTGGCGCTGATGGATGAGGATCCGGGCTTTGTGTTCTCCTGCTCCTCAGCCCAGCAGCTGGCCTGGATGAAGGAGTTCTACCCCGAGCTTTTCGGCCGGATCCGGGAGAAGGTCAAGGCCGGGCAGTTCGTTCCGGTGGGCGGCATGTGGGTCGAGTCGGACACGAACATGCCCGGCGGCGAGGCGATGGCCCGGCAGTTCATTGAGGGCAAGAACTTCTTCCTCGACGAGTTCGGCGTCGAATGCCGCGAAGCCTGGCTCCCGGATTCCTTCGGCTACTCCGCGGCCCTGCCGCAGATCGTCAAGGCGGCGGGCAGCCGCTGGTTCCTCACGCAGAAGATCTCGTGGAACCAGGTCAACCGCATGCCGCACCATACCTTCAACTGGGAGGGCATCGACGGAACCCGGCTGTTCACGCACTTCCCGCCCGTTGACACTTACAACGCCGAGCTCAGCGGACGCGAACTGGCGCACGCCGAGCGGAACTTCCGCGACCACGGGCGCGGGAACACCTCGCTCGTGCCGTTCGGCTACGGCGACGGCGGGGGAGGGCCTACACGGGAAATGCTGGCTGCCGCCAGCCGCACCGCCGACCTCGAAGGCTCGCCCAAGGTCAGGGTGGGCTCGGCGGAGAGTTTCTTCGCGCAGGCGGAGCGCGAGTATTCCTCCCTGCCGGTCTGGGTGGGCGAGATGTACCTGGAACTCCACCGCGGCACCTACACCAGCCAGGCCCAGACCAAACGCGGCAACCGGCGCAGCGAACACCTGCTCCGCGAGGCCGAACTCTGGTGTGCCACCGCTGCTGTCCGCGGCGCCGGTTCCTTCGAGTACCCGGCAGCAGAGCTGAAGCGGCTCTGGCGGCTGGTGCTGCTGCAGCAGTTCCACGACATCCTGCCCGGCAGCTCCATCGCCTGGGTCCACCAGGACGCGGAACGAAACTACGCCGCCATCAGCGTCAGCCTCGAAACCCTCATTGGGCAGGCAGCGGCCGTGCTCCTCGGCGAGGGGTCGCGGACGTTCCTGCTCAACGCCGCACCGCACACGCGCAACGGCGTTCCTGCCTTGGCTGCCGCAGAGCTTTCGCCGACCGGCCAGCCGGTTCAGGCAACCGCTCTGGATGGCGGTTACGTGCTGGACAACGGCATCATCCGGGCTGTCCTGGATGCCGATGGCCTGATTGCCTCCCTCACCGACTACGCCACGGGACGGGAAGCCATCGCTCCCGGAGCCCGCGGCAACCTGCTGGAACTGCACCGGGACACGCCCAACGAGTGGGACGCGTGGGACATCGATGAGTTCTACCGCCGCAACGTCACCGCCCTCACGGCGGCGCAGGCCATCCGGGTGGAGCACGCCGGAACCAGTGCCGTTGTGGTGGTGGAGCGGGTCGCCGGCACGTCACCGCTCACCCAGCGGATCACGCTGGATGCCGGAAGCGGCTCCCTCACCATCACCACCACCGTTGAGTGGCAGGAGAGCGAGAAACTGCTCAAGCTGGGCTTTCCGCTGGACGTCAGGGCGGACCGCTCCGCCTCGGAGACCCAGTTCGGCCATGTCTTCCGCCCCACGCATGTCAACACCTCGTGGGAGGCCGCCAAGTTCGAGATCTGCGCGCACCGCTGGATCCACGTGGCCGAGCCCGGCTACGGCGTCGCGATTTCCAACGGCGCCACTTACGGGCACGATGTCACCAGGAGCGTGCGCGATTCCGACGGCGGGACCACCACCTCGGTGCGTCTCTCCCTGTTGCGGGCACCCAAGTTCCCGGACCCGACGGCGGACCGGGGCCACCAGGAACTGACCGTTACCATCCGCCCCGGAGCCGGGATCGCCGACGCCGTGGAGGAGGGGTACCGCACCAACCTTGCACCCCGGCTGGTGAAGGGCGCCCGCGGCGTGGAGCCGCTGTTCTTCGTGGACAACCCGGCCCTGGTCATCGAGGCGGTCAAGCTTGCCGAAGACGGATCGGGCGATGTTGTGGTCCGCCTTTATGAGTCCCTGGGGCAGCGGTCCGCCGGTGTGCTCACGGCCAACTTCCCGGTCACGGCCATCCTGGCCACGGACCTGCTGGAGCGCGCAACCGACGCGCCGGGCGTCAACACTGCCGCAGCAGAGCAGTCGGTGGAGCTTTCGCTGCGCCCGTTCCAGCTGGTGACCCTGAGGTTCGCGCGCTAG
- the fdhD gene encoding formate dehydrogenase accessory sulfurtransferase FdhD, translating into MGRVTQRRKVHKYVLDGSPNALEFPVRHREDVLAVEEPLEIRIGALSFSVTMRTPGDDFDLVAGFLVSEGIIWAPEQLVSLRFCAGEDEDGVQTFNVVEAQLRPDVELPAKGRNVFTSSSCGICGTDSIEAVRKSSHFSPAADPLTVPAHVLASLPGRLREAQDVFDVTGGVHAAGLFRITDDGGVQLLCLREDVGRHNAVDKVVGWALRERLLPLTGLVLQVSGRASFELVQKAALAGIPVLAAVSAPSSLAVELAEASGMTLAGFSRGTSLNIYAGQGRITLPAAEVPAPVPEPVPGEDAAELSANAPG; encoded by the coding sequence ATGGGGCGCGTGACGCAGCGCCGCAAGGTGCACAAGTATGTTTTGGATGGCTCGCCCAATGCCCTTGAGTTCCCGGTCCGCCACCGCGAGGACGTCCTCGCCGTCGAAGAGCCGCTGGAAATCCGGATCGGTGCACTGTCATTCTCGGTGACCATGCGGACGCCCGGGGACGACTTTGACCTGGTGGCCGGCTTCCTGGTGTCCGAGGGGATCATCTGGGCTCCGGAGCAGCTGGTGTCGTTGCGGTTCTGCGCCGGCGAGGACGAAGACGGCGTCCAGACGTTCAATGTGGTGGAAGCCCAGCTGCGGCCCGACGTCGAACTCCCTGCCAAGGGTCGGAACGTCTTCACGTCCAGCTCCTGCGGTATCTGCGGCACGGACTCGATCGAGGCAGTGCGCAAGTCCTCCCATTTCAGCCCGGCGGCGGATCCATTGACCGTGCCCGCCCACGTGCTGGCATCCCTGCCCGGGCGGCTCCGCGAAGCGCAGGACGTTTTTGACGTCACCGGCGGAGTGCACGCCGCGGGCCTCTTCCGTATAACGGACGACGGCGGCGTGCAGCTTTTGTGCCTGCGCGAGGATGTGGGGCGCCACAACGCCGTGGACAAGGTAGTGGGCTGGGCCCTGCGGGAGCGGTTGCTTCCGCTAACCGGGCTGGTCCTGCAGGTCTCGGGCCGCGCATCGTTTGAACTCGTCCAGAAGGCAGCGTTGGCGGGCATTCCCGTACTGGCGGCGGTGAGTGCGCCCTCGAGCCTTGCTGTGGAACTGGCGGAGGCCAGCGGCATGACCCTGGCAGGATTCAGCCGGGGCACCAGCCTGAATATTTACGCCGGACAGGGCAGGATTACGCTGCCCGCCGCGGAGGTTCCCGCGCCGGTTCCTGAGCCGGTTCCCGGGGAGGACGCGGCCGAGTTAAGCGCGAACGCGCCGGGATAA